In Calditrichota bacterium, the DNA window GGATCGAATCAACCGCGCCCAGGGTGACGCATCAAAATTCGATGCGATTTACAAGGAATATCGCCTTTCCAAAAATGTGACGAGACGGCGCATGTATCTGGAAACGATGTCCAAAATTTTGCCCAAAATCGAGCGAAAATATGTGATTGACAAAGATCAGCGAGGTCTGTTGCAGTTGTTGCAACTCCAGGAAGGAGGGGCTAAAAAATGAATAAAACAAAAATAACAATATATTTAATTGCCATTCTGTTGTTTGTCGCGATCATTGTGATTGCTAACGCGCTGTACATCATCGATGAGACGCAACAAGTCGTTATCACTCAATTCGGAAAGCCGGTGGGCAATCCCATTTCTGACGCTGGTTTGCATTACAAAGTGCCGTTTATTCAACAAGTGAATTATTTTGAAAAAAGGCTTTTGGAATGGGATGGCAATCCGTCGGAGATCTTGGCAAAAGACAAGAAATTCATTCTCGTTGATACTTATGCGCGTTGGAAAATAACCAAGCCCTTAAAATTTTTCACGTCGGTAGTTGATGAAAATGGAGCACAAACTCGCCTGGATAACATCATTGACGCGGCGACCAGAGATCTGGTGACAGGAAACGTGCTCATGGAAGTGGTGCGCACCAGCAATCGCTCTATGGCGATGTCGGAAATTGATTCTTCCGTGATCAGCGAGCTGAAAATTGATTCTATTTTGGTAGGTAGGGAGAAACTGACGCGCAGCATTCTACTGGCGGTGCAGGAAAAAGCAAAAGATTATGGCATTGATATCGTTGACGTCCGTATCAAGCGCATCAATTACATCGATGAAGTGCGCCAAAAAGTGTTCGAGCGCATGATTGCCGAACGGCTGCGGATGGCGGAGAAGTACCGTTCCGAAGGCATGGGCAAAAAGGCGGAAATCGAAGGCGAGATGGACAAAGAACTGAAGAGAATTCAGTCCGAGGCGTACCGCACGGCTCAGGAGATCAAGGGCAAGGCTGACGCTGGGGCGATTCGCATCTATGCTCGGGCCTATGAACAGGATCCTGAATTTTATTCTTTTTTGAAAAGTCTGGACTCCTATCAGCAGACCATGGATGATAAAACATGGCTAATTTTGAGCACGGATAATGATTATTTTAAATATATAAAAAGAATAAAATAGGGATAGATGCGGCAATGAAGA includes these proteins:
- the hflC gene encoding protease modulator HflC, with protein sequence MNKTKITIYLIAILLFVAIIVIANALYIIDETQQVVITQFGKPVGNPISDAGLHYKVPFIQQVNYFEKRLLEWDGNPSEILAKDKKFILVDTYARWKITKPLKFFTSVVDENGAQTRLDNIIDAATRDLVTGNVLMEVVRTSNRSMAMSEIDSSVISELKIDSILVGREKLTRSILLAVQEKAKDYGIDIVDVRIKRINYIDEVRQKVFERMIAERLRMAEKYRSEGMGKKAEIEGEMDKELKRIQSEAYRTAQEIKGKADAGAIRIYARAYEQDPEFYSFLKSLDSYQQTMDDKTWLILSTDNDYFKYIKRIK